CATTGGACACCGCAGCCCATGGTCACCACCATGTCCAGCGTGGGCAGGGATTCCAGCCTTTTGGGGAACTGGCCTTCTTTTTCCATGTCGATCCGGTACAGTTCCTTCATCAGCCGCTGGGCGGTTGGATGGATCCGTTCTGCCGGACAGGTACCGGCAGAACGGCTGACAAACACATCTTCTGCCAGGTGACGGCCAAAGGCTTCGGCCATCTGACTCCGGCA
This region of Acidaminococcus timonensis genomic DNA includes:
- a CDS encoding arsenate reductase ArsC; the encoded protein is MRRKPVVAFLCIQNSCRSQMAEAFGRHLAEDVFVSRSAGTCPAERIHPTAQRLMKELYRIDMEKEGQFPKRLESLPTLDMVVTMGCGVQCPVLPGVRTLAWEIPDPANKPDPEFRTIIETIRSQVLSLRDQMKGDVTK